A window of Methylocaldum szegediense genomic DNA:
GCGTGAAGGAACACAACTCCATCGCCATGTTCAATCGCATCCAAGTGAACGTTGTGTACTCCGGAGCACTCGTCGGCCAAGGTAATCAATTCGAAATAATGAGTGGCGAAAAGGGTGAATGCTCGGACATTTCTTGCGAGGTAATCGGCTGTCGCCCAGGCGAGGGACAGGCCGTCAAAGGTGCTGGTCCCGCGGCCGATCTCGTCCACCAGAACCAGACTTGAGGATGTCGCATTGTGGAGGATGTTTGCGGTTTCGGTCATCTCGACCATAAAGGTCGATCGGCCGCTGGCCAAATCGTCGGAAGCCCCAATACGGGTAAAGATCCGATCGATAGGGCCTATCACCGCCGCATCCGCAGGGACGTAGCTCCCAATGTGTGCCATTAACACGATGAGCGCCGTTTGCCGCATATAAGTGGATTTTCCGCCCATGTTAGGGCCCGTGATAATGAGCATGCGGCGATCGGCATGAAGCTCCAAATCGTTGGGAACGAACGGTGTGTCGGAAACAGTTTCGACGACGGGATGTCGCCCGCCCGTGATCCGAATGCCGGGCTCCTGAACTAAAACGGGCATGGTGAGATTCAGGCTTTCTGCGCGCTCCGCTAGATTCGCTAAGACGTCTAGCTCTGAAAGGCCTGATGCGCAGGCCTGCAGGGTTGCCAGATGACCGGTGAGAAGATCCAGAAGTTCATCGTAAAGGGCCTTCTCAAAAGCTAGAGAACGTTCCCGTGCGCTCAGTACTCTGTCCTCAAAGGCTTTTAGTTCTGGCGTGATATAGCGTTCGACTCCTTTTAAGGTTTGGCGCCGGATATAGTCGGCCGGAACCTTGTCGGCTTGCGTGCGCGAGAGTTCGAGATAGAAGCCCTGCACGCGATTGTAGCCGACCTTCAAGTTGGGTAGTCCGGTTCGTAGGCGTTCCCGTTGCTCCAGTTCGAGCAGGAAACGTTCCGTGTTTTGGCTAAGGCTGCGTAGTTCATCCAACTCCGGATGGTAACCTTCGGCGATAACGCCCCCATCGCGGACCAGCATGGGCGGGTTCTCTACGATCGCGCGTCGCAAAAGTTCGCAAAGTTCAGGTTGCTCTCGAATCCGCTGTCGTATATCTGAAAGGAGATCGCTCTCCAGGTTCTCGATCAGCGCTAGAATTTCGGGCAGTGTTTCCAAAGAAGCTCGCAGAACCACGAGATCCCGAGGTCTCGCGGACTTGAGGGCAATTCGGGCAGCGATACGTTCGATGTCACCGACCGATGCTAGTACATTGCGAATGGATACATATCCGCCATCTCTGAGAAGCGCTGCTATGGCTTCGTAACGCCGGTTAAGGGTACGGTGGTCGCGCAAGGGGTTATGCAGCCAACGCCGCAGCAGACGTCCGCCCATTGCTGTTGTAGTTCGGTCCATGACGCCGAAGAGGGTAAGACTGACCTGACCTGACGGGTGGTAATCCAGTTCCAAATTGCGGCGGGTCGCGGCGTCCAGGACGATGCTCTCCTCGCCGGTTTCCGTGCGTAAACCCTGAATGTGGGGCAGAGCGATTTTTTGGGTCTCCTGAACATATTGAAGCAAGCACCCAGCGGCAGCGATGGCAGCGGGCAAATCTTCGCAGCCAAAACCGGTTAAATCCTGAGTCTTGAACTGATGCAGTAATCTGTGGCGCGCGCTCTCAGGGTCAAAATGCCAGGGCGGTCGCCGGGTAATTCCGCGCCGGGCAGCTACGATCGATGGTGGTGACCAGCTTTCGCTAATGAGCAATTCTGACGGGTTCAGGCGTTCCAATTCGCCCGTCAAACGCTCCAATCCCTTGACCTGCTGCACAGTGAATCGTCCACCCGCCAGGTCTAAGGCGGCGATGCCGAAAAACTCGTCGACCTGGGTGATGGCGACCAATAGATTCTCTTTGCGATCTTCTAACAAAGCCTCTTCAGTCACCGTGCCGGGACTGACGATACGAACGACCTTGCGTTCGACGGGACCCTTGGATGTAGCCGGATCGCCGATCTGTTCGCAGATAGCGACAGACTCGCCGAGTTTGATCAATCGTGCCAGATACCCATCAACGGCGTGGTAAGGAACACCTGCCATCGGTATGCGTTCCCCGGCAGATTCGCCGCGGGAGGTCAGGGTAATGTCTAGGAGTTGAGCGGCTTTACGGGCATCCTCGTAGAACAGTTCGTAAAAATCCCCCATGCGGAAGAAGAGAAGCTGTTCGGGGTGTTCGGCCTTGATGCGCAAGTACTGCTGCATCAAGGGGGTGTGTTTGGAGAGAGTGGTCGTTTGATCGGTCATCGGAGTAGTTTATCGGATAGAATAGCGGTCCGCGATTGAACAAATGGCGAGCGCATGGCGGAAGACGACGCTTTATACGCGTTAGCGGGCGAGGTCGGGAGAGTCTTGAAGCTTCAGGGAAGAGTGTTGGCCGTGGCCGAATCTTGTACCGGCGGGTGGGTCGCCCAGTGTATCACCGACGTGCCCGGAAGTTCCGCCTGGTTTGATCGAGGATTCGTTACTTACAGCAATCAGGCGAAGTGTGAATTGTTGGGTGTACCGGGCGAGACTATCCAGATTCACGGTGCGGTCAGCGGCGAAACGGTTCTTGCCATGGCAGCGGGCGTCTTGGATTACAGTGCAGCGGATATCTCGGTGGCCGTCAGTGGAATCGCCGGACCGACCGGTGGCACGCCCGACAAGCCGGTAGGTACCGTCTGGTTTGCCTGGCGGCGGCGCGATGGCGTATGTCGCGTGCAACGCAGGCAGTTCGGAGGTGATCGGCGTCAGGTCAGGCGGCAAGCTGTGGAAGTCGCGCTTCAAGGTATTCTTGATGTCTGTCGGGATTAAAACGCTTCGTTTGTTTTTTGCGCTTTGGCCGGATGAGGCGGTCCGCGCTTCGTTAGCGCAATTTGTCGAGACGCTGAAGCAAACGACTACAGCCCGATGGGTGGAGCCCGAAAATTTTCATATTACGTTGGCTTTTCTAGGGGCAGTAAACGAAGATCAGTTGCCACTGGTTTGTCGGATTGGTGACGGTATCGATGGCCAATCGTTTGAGCTTACACTGGACCGAATCGATTTCTGGCCAAAAAGGGAAATTGTTTGGCTGTCGCCGTCAAGTACGCCGGCGGCGCTTGCGAATCTCGCGAGCGGTTTAACGGCCGAGCTCAAGCAAGCCGGGTTTGTCGTGGAGAATAGGCCGTATCGAGCGCATCTGACTCTTGCCAGGAGAGCGCGTCCTGGCCGTATCTCATCAGGCGTTCTCGACGATCCTATTCGTTGGAGCGAGGGTTCATTTTGTCTGATCGAGTCCCATCTCAGTCGTATGGGCTCTCAGTATCGGGTACGCAATAACTGGAATCTATCGGGTTTTCAGGCTATTCCCGATGACTTGTCTGTGAGATAATTAAACAATTATTTACAAGAGTTTAGTCAGTATCAAGCTAATGGACGAAAACAAAAGGAAAGCGCTGAGCGCGGCGCTTTCTCAAATCGAAAAGCAGTTTGGTAAAGGGGCTGTGATGCGGATGGGCGATGTCCCCGCAATGCGCGACCTCGACGTCATTCCCACAGGTTCCCTATCGCTCGATATTGCATTGGGCTGCGGGGGCTTGCCGCGAGGGCGTATCGTTGAAATCTACGGTCCCGAATCGTCCGGCAAAACGACTCTGACACTCGAAGTCATCGCCCAGGCTCAAAAGAAGGGCGGGGTAGCGGCGTTCGTCGACGCCGAGCATGCGTTGGATCCTGTTTACGCGGAAAAGATCGGCGTCAATCTGGATGATTTGCTGGTTTCGCAGCCGGATACCGGCGAGCAGGCGTTGGAAATCGCCGATATGTTGGTTCGGTCGGGTAGCGTCGACGTGGTCGTGATCGACTCAGTGGCGGCCTTGACGCCAAAAGCGGAAATCGAAGGCGAAATGGGTGATTCCCATGTCGGGCTTCAGGCGCGATTGATGTCGCAAGCCCTGCGGAAATTGACGGCCAATATCAAGCGCTCAAACACCTTGGTGATCTTCATCAACCAGATTCGTATGAAGATCGGAGTCATGTTTGGCAATCCGGAAACTACGACAGGTGGCAACGCGCTTAAGTTTTACGCTTCGGTTCGTCTTGATATTCGCCGCTTGGGGGCGATCAAGAACGGCGACGAGGTCGTCGGCAATGAGACCCGTGTCAAAGTTGTGAAGAACAAAGTAGCACCTCCCTTCAAGAATGCCGATTTCGAGATTCTTTACGGCGAGGGCGTTTCCCATGAGGGCGAATTGGTCGATTTGGGCGTTGCCTACGGAATTCTGCAGAAATCAGGTTCCTGGTACAGCCTCGGATCTGAACGTATTGGTCAAGGGAAGGATAACGCTCGCAATTTCCTGAAAGAGCATCCCGAACTAGCGGAAAGCATCGAGTCCAAGATCCGTGAAAAGGCTTTCGCTAATATCGCTGTGGCGGGGGCTGTCACTGCATCCGATCCATTCGAGGGGGTTGAAGCCTGAGCGATAATTCGGATTCCCTGCGGGCAGTAAAATCCGCGGCCCTGCGTTATCTGTCGCGCCGTGAGCACAGTAGCATGGAGCTCAGGCAGAAGCTTTGTCGCAAAGGATATTCGGAGACCGTAGTGGAGCAAGTCATTGCCGAACTGGCTTCTCAGGGCTTGCAGAGCGACGGGCGTTTCGCCGAGGTGTTCACTCACAGTCGCGTTGAAAAAGGGTACGGCGCATACCGTATCAGACAGGAGTTGCGACAACACGGCATCGACGTGAATCAAGCGTTGGAAAACGACCGAGATTGGGATGAGCTGATTCGAAAGACTTATGTCAAAAAATATGGCGAAACCGTTCCGGGTTCGATAGAGGAACGTGCCGCCAGGGAGCGTTTCCTTCGGAGGCGCGGTTTCGACGCAGAGCAAATCCGACGTTTGTTCAAGTGCTTAAGACAGCCTGAAAGCAAATAAGCCCCAAAAAGAAGAACGAAACCATCGGTAGTAGCGAAATGACCAGCGCAGAACTGCGTTCACTTTTTCTGAAGTTTTTTGAGGAACGGCAGCACACGATCGTTCCCTCCAGTTCGTTGATTCCGGCCGATGATCCTACTCTGCTGTTCACGAACGCGGGTATGGTTCAATTCAAAGATGTGTTTTTGGGGCGGGAAAAACGTCCATATGTACGTGCTGCTTCGGCGCAGCGTTGCGTTCGGGCTGGCGGCAAGCACAATGACTTGGAAAACGTAGGGTACACCGCGCGCCACCATACGTTTTTTGAGATGCTGGGGAATTTTAGCTTTGGCGACTATTTCAAACGCGAAGCAATCCATTACGCCTGGGAATTTTTGACGGGGGTTTTGAAACTGCCGACGGAACGGCTCTGGGTTACCGTTTTCGACCAGGACAAAGAAGCCGAGTCGATCTGGCTGAAAGAGATAGGGGTCGATCCGGCACGCTTTGCGCGTATCGGTTCGAAAGATAATTTCTGGAGCATGGGAGACACCGGGCCTTGTGGACCATGTACAGAGATTTTCTACGATCACGGCGAAGGGATTCCTGGGGGTCCTCCGGGGTCGCCTGACGCGGATGGCGATCGATATATCGAGATCTGGAATCTCGTCTTCATGCAGTACGATCGTGCTTCAGACGGAACATTAAGCCCCTTGCCCAAACCATCGGTCGATACGGGTATGGGATTGGAGCGCATCGCTGCCGTCGTTCAAGGTGTACACAGCAATTATGATATCGACCTCTTTAGGGCGCTGCTCAAGGCTGCAGCGGATATCGCGCAAGTCGAGAACACCGACAACAGCTCGTTGAGAGTGTTGGCCGATCATATTCGCTCGTGCGCTTTCCTGATTACAGATGGCGTACTGCCGTCCAACGAAGGGCGCGGATACGTACTGCGCCGCATTATCCGAAGAGCGATTCGGCACGGCTACAAACTCGGGGTGCGAGATACCTTTTTTTACCGTTTGGTCGCACCGCTGTGTGCTCAGATGGGCGATGCCTACCCGGAGTTGGTTGCGGCTCGGCCGATGGTGGAGCAGGTTTTAAAGAAGGAAGAAGAGCGTTTTGCCGAAACCTTGGAGCAAGGAATGAAAGTTCTTGAGACTCATCTCAAGGGAATGAGCGGCAAGACGATTCCTGGCGACACGGTGTTTCTGCTTTATGACACCTATGGTTTTCCGGTCGACCTGACGGCTGATTTCGCCCGTGAACATGGCTTGGTACTGGACATGGAAGGTTTCGAGAGAGCGATGGAGGAGCAAAGGGAGCGCGCACGCGCGGCCAGCCATTTCGGAGTTGATTACTCCCACGACGTACATCTCGACATACGCTGCGATTTTACGGGTTACACGAATTCGCGTGAGGAGACGCGCGTTGCAGCGGTGTTGCAGGACGGCAAACCTGTAGAGCTGCTAACAGCTGGCGAAGAAGGTATTTTGATCTTAGAAAGAACGCCGTTCTACGCCGAGTCGGGCGGACAAGTCGGTGATCGAGGCACTATCCGTGCCGGGGAAAATCTGTTCGAAGTGTTGGACACACAGAAGAAAGTCGGCGATTTGATTCTCCATATCGGGCGGGTATCGAAAGGAACGTTCAAGCGCGGTCTGGATTGTGAAGCGACGGTTGATGTCGCGGCACGGAACGCAATAGCACGTAATCACTCCGCGACCCACTTGCTCCACTCTGCATTGAGGAAAGTTCTTGGGGAGCACGTGATACAGAAGGGATCACTGGTCGCTCCTGACCGCCTCCGCTTCGATTTTTCTCATTTTGCGCCAGTGACCGCAGATCAGCTTGAGGCTATCGAACGCCTGGTGAACGAGCAGATTCGGGCAAACAATGCCGTTTCGGCCGAAATGATGCCGAAGGACGAGGCTATCAAAGCAGGTGCGATGGCTTTGTTCGGCGAGAAGTACGGCGATTTCGTGCGTGTCCTTCGAATCGGCGATTTTTCGACCGAATTGTGTGGTGGAATTCATGTCCAGCGCGCTGGTGATATCGGGTTGTTCAAAATCGTAAGCGAAACGGGGGTTGCGGCTGGGGTTCGGAGAATTGAAGCCTTGACTGGGGAAGCCGCTGTCCAATGGGTAGAGAAGAACGATAGGATCCTGCAATCCCTCAGCGAGAGAATGAAGGTTGGGCGGGATGCTTTGGATGAGAAAGTGAACCAGCTTCTTGAAAGAAACCGTTCGTTAGAGAAGGAATTGGAGCGACTGAAAGGTAAGCTGGCGAGTGTCACTGGAGACGATCTGGCTTCTCGTGCGATATCGATCGATGGGGTGAAAGTTCTCGCGGCAAAGGTGGATGAAAGCGATCCCAAAGAACTCAGGGATATGGTCGATCAGCTCAGGAATAAGCTGGGTAGTGCGGCGATCGTGCTGGGATCGGTTAAAGAGAATAAAGTAACCTTAATTGCCGGCGTGACCAAAGATCAGACCGCTCGAATCAAAGCGGGCGATTTGGTTAATGCTGTGGCCGTTCAGGTGGGTGGAAAAGGCGGCGGCCGGGCCGACATGGCCCAAGCAGGAGGGACTAATCCGGCGATGCTGGATGCGGCGCTGAAAAGTGTGCCGGATTGGGTGCGGCGCCATACCGCGTGAACACGAGAAGTTATAAGAACTAAATAGAAATGGCCTTATACGTACATAAATATGGCGGCACGTCGGTAGGCAGTACAGAACGAATCCGACATGTCGCCGATAACATTGTGAAAGCTCGAGAACGAGGCGACAGTATTGTCGTTGTTGTATCCGCTATGAGCGGAGAAACCAATCGTCTAATAGCGTTGGCTCAGGAAATTCAGGCGAACCCGGACCCGCGAGAATTGGATGTTTTGCTGGCTACAGGTGAGCAGATTACGATAGCGCTTTTGTGTATGGCGCTGCATGAGAAGGGCGTGCCTGCGTGTTCGTATACAGGCGGACAAGTTAAAATCCTGACCGACCGATCATATAACAAAGCGCGTATCTTGAATATCGATACCAACCGTATCGCAAATGATCTCGCGCGGGACAAGGTAGTAGTTGTGGCCGGTTTTCAGGGGATCACCGAGGATGGTGACATCACCACTCTTGGCCGGGGCGGATCGGATACTACGGCTGTGGCTTTGGCTGCCGCGCTCAAAGCTGATGAGTGTTTGATCTATACCGATGTAGATGGTGTTTATACTACGGACCCGCGCGTCGAACCGAACGCTCGTCGGCTGGACCGGATTACGTTCGAAGAAATGTTGGAAATGGCGAGTTTGGGATCGAAAGTGTTGCAAATTCGGTCTGTGGAGTTCGCCGGTAAGTACAATGTTCCGCTGCGGGTGCTTTCAAGTTTTACTGAAGGCCCCGGCACGTTGATCAGCTATGAGGAAGAAAACGTGGAAAAGCCGCTGATTTCCGGCATCGCGTTCAATCGAGACGAAGCAAAGCTGACGATTTTGGGCGTCCCCGATCGTCCGGGCATTGCCTACAAGATTCTCGGTCCGATTGCCGATGCGAATATCGAGGTCGATATGATAGTCCAAAATATTGCTCAGGACGGCACGACCGATTTCACGTTTACTGTGCACCGCAACGACTATAGAAAAGCCTTGGAAATTCTGCGTAGCACATGTGCGGAGCTCGGAGCGCGCGAAGTTGCGGGTGACGACAAGATCGTAAAGGTGTCTTTGGTTGGCGTCGGCATGCGTTCACACGCCGGTATCGCGAGCAAGATGTTCGAAGCTCTCGCAAGAGAGGGCATCAACATCCAAATGATTTCGACGTCTGAAATCAAAATTTCCGTGGTTTTAAATGAAAAATATTTGGAACTTGCGGTTCGCAGCTTGCACGAAGCGTTTAATCTTGACCAGTCGTCGGAAGCGGCTTGAGATTAAATTTTCATTATAAACATAAAAAAACCTGATATAATATATCGCTTAACCGTTTGTGTTGGTTGGCTTGGTGTTGCGTGAGCAGCACCATCTTAGGTAGGTCACAAGCGACCGGAAAGGAAGGATTTATGCTGATATTGACTCGTAGAGTCGGTGAGACTCTGATGATCGGGGATGATGTAACGGTTACCGTGTTAGGGGTGAAGGGTAATCAGGTTCGCATCGGTGTAAACGCGCCCAAGGAAGTTTCTGTGCATCGGGAAGAGATCTATGAGCGTATAAAGCGGGAGCAGCAGGCTCAATCGTCAGAAAAAACAGCTGAGCACACGGAATAGGTCGGTTATAATCTCGTTAGCTTCGGAGAGATGGCCGAGAGGCTGAAGGCGCTCCCCTGCTAAGGGAGTATAGGGCCAAAAGCTCTATCGAGGGTTCGAATCCCTCTCTCTCCGCCATTCCACTAAGGTTTAGAAGACTTTGGGTGGCGAACGCGCGAAAGACGTTCGGGTCTGCATTCCGTCTCCAAATTAACCCTTAACGACGCTGATCTGCTGCACTGGCTTACATTGCGGCATGTCTATCTGTCGGTTAGAGGGTCTTAACAGGTGCGGGTTTTTCGGTATAATAGCCTGTTTTTTCTGGTTGTTCTTGCATCCTAAGAGGAATTTTAATGGTCACGATTCGTCTTGCCCGTGCTGGCGCAAAAAAGCGTCCGTTTTACCACGTTGTCGTCGCTGACAGCAGATGTAAACGAGATGGCCGCCACATTGAGCGGGTCGGGTTCTTTAATCCCATTGCTTCCGGGAAAGAAGAAAGACTGCGTTTGGATGATGCTCGGATTCAGTATTGGTTGAGTCAGGGCGCCAAGACAAGCGAGCGGGTTCATTCGTTGATCAAAGAATTCCGCAGGAAAGCAGGCACGACTACCGAATAGAGGCGTCGCGGCGATATACGTTCGCCACAGTGGGCCGGCAGATTATCGCGGGCGAAGTGGCGGGCGCGTTTGGCGTCCGGGGATGGGTAAAGGTCCGCTCCTATACGGAACCGCCTGACAATATAGTGGGTTATTCGCCTTGGTTAATCGGGAACGAGGCGGCTCGAAAGGAATTCAAAGTCGTTTCCGGTCGTCGTCACGGTAATTGGATGGTAGTCTGCTTGGAGGGTGTGGATACCCGAGACCAGGCTCTGCAGCTGTCTGGTCTGAAGATCTTCGTCGATAGAAGTCAATTCGAACCTACGAAGCCGGGTGAATATTACTGGGCTGATTTGATTGGGCTCGAGGTTCGGGAAACATCTGGTCGCAGCTTGGGTACTGTGGTCAGCATGATGGAAACCGGTGCAAATGACGTTATGGTGGTGCAAGGCGAACGGGAGCGCTTGATACCGTTCGTGGTTGGAGAGTTCGTCAAGAGTGTCGACTTGAATCAGGGGGTCCTGATCGTGGATTGGGATCCTGATTTCTAAAGCCGTCGATCAATGCGTTTCGATGTCGTCACCCTGTTCCCTGAAATGGTTGATAGCGCTGCCAGATATGGTGTGACGGGGAGGGCGATTGAGCAAGGGATAGTTGACCTCAAGCTCTGGAATCCACGCGATTGGGCACCGGACCGACATCGGACGGTCGATGATCGCCCCTATGGCGGTGGACCGGGGATGGTCATGAAAGTGGAGCCGCTGCGCAGCGCCATTCGCGCGGCAAGAGCCGATTCGGACCTGCCTGCGAAGACGATTTATTTAAGCCCGCAGGGTGGTTTGTTGACGCAAGATGTCGTCGTGCGCCTTGCTCGATGTCCGAGACTGATTCTCGTTGCCGGACGCTACGAGGGAGTCGATGAGCGGCTAATCGAGTTGGAAATCGATGAAGAATGGTCGATAGGCGATTACGTGTTGAGTGGCGGCGAGCTTGCGGTGCTGGTGATGTTCGATGCGGTGGTCAGGCTGTTGCCCGGCGTTTTAGGGCATGCGGATTCGGCCGTTCAGGATTCCCATATGGCGGGGTTGTTGGACTGCCCCCATTACACACGGCCGGAAGTGGTTGATGGTCGACGAGTACCGCAGGTTTTGCAAAGCGGGGATCACGGCGCGATCAGACGTTGGCGCCTGAAACAGTCCCTTGGTCGAACATGGTTAAGAAGGCCGGATTTATTGGCTAAGCTGGAGCTCGATGCGGAGCAGCGGAGCCTGCTGGAAGAGTTTAAACACGAATTTTACGCCGGAACGAATTAAGGGGAATCGCAATGTCCAGTCACATTATTCAACAACTCGAGCGCGAATGGATGAGCAGGAAAACGGTCCCGGATTTCGGTCCAGGAGACACTGTGGTCGTGCAGGTGAAGGTAAAGGAAGGAAATCGCGAGCGCTTGCAAGCCTTCGAAGGTGTAGTTATCGCGAAGCGGAACAGGGGATATAACTCCGCTTTCACGGTCCGCAAAATATCTCATGGCGAAGGCGTGGAAAGGGTTTTCCTGACCTACAGCCCACAAGTCCAAGAAATTCAGGTCAAACGTCGCGGTGACGTTCGTCGCGCGAAGCTTTATTACCTCCGTACTCGTGCTGGCAAGGCAGCTAGAATTAAAGAAAAAATTTGATAGGGGCGAAGGATCGCCGCTGCGACTGATACGATGATCGATACGGGCAGCGTTCGCTGCCCGTTTCTTGTCTTGGGGGAAACTAATTAGGGAGCACTTTGCAAGAAGCTGCCGCTCGTAAAGCGTGAAGGCCATGGGCTTGAATGAACTGCGTGTTGCTGATTCTGACGCTGACCTGATCCGGCGTTTTGTAAATGCCTTGTGGGTAGAAGAAGGATTAAGCGAGAACACGCAGAAAGCATACTGCAGCGATATCTCCCTATTTGCCGTTTGGTTGAGCAATACCCATCAAAAGGCGCTTTGCGAAGCCGACACGGGCGAGATAGAGGGCTATTTGGCACTCAAATATCGTCAAAAGGCAAGCGAGCGGAGCAGCGCCAGATTATTATCAAGCCTGCGTAAGTTTTATCTGTTCGCGCTTCGTGAAGGAAGCGTGGATAGAGATCCGACTGCGTCCATAGAGGCGCCCCGGATTGGTCGTACTCTGCCAAAGACGTTGACAGAAAAGGATGTGGAAGCGCTGTTGGCGGCTCCCAATAGTGATGAGCCTTTGGGCTGCCGTGACCGCGCTATGTTGGAGGTGCTTTATGCTACCGGGCTTCGAGTGAGCGAATTAGTCGGGCTCAAGCTCGGACAACTGAATCTCCGTCAAGGTGTTGTTCGCGTGGTGGGTAAAGGAAGCAAGGATCGCTTGGTTCCGATTGGGGAAGAGGCTGAGGATTGGGTGAATCGTTACCTTAAGACCGCGCGGCTAGCTATTTTAAGAGGGCGGCGCAGCGAGTATCTGTTCGTCACGGATCGCGGAGCGGGTATGACCCGTCAGGCGTTCTGGCACCTCATCAAGCGGTATGCCTTTCTCGCCGGAATCCGCAAGCCGTTGTCGCCGCATACCTTGAGACACGCCTTTGCCACGCATTTGTTGAATCACGGCGCGGATCTTCGGGTGGTTCAACTCCTGCTGGGGCACAGCGATTTATCGAGCACCCAGATTTATACTCACGTGGCGCAGGAGCGCTTGAAGGACCTCCATGCCCGCTGTCATCCGCGCGGGTGAAACCATTCTGAGCTTAACCGAGGATTTATGACTCTGAGTATTCATCCTACGGCGTGCGTCGCTTCTGATGCCAGATTGGGGGCTCGCGTATCAGTCGGCCCTTACGCCGTGATCGAAAGTGGTGCCGAAATCGGGGACGGTTGCCGGATCGAGGCTCATGCGGTCATCCATTCATTCGTCCGAATGGGCAAGAACAACCATGTCTTTCCGCAGGCTGTCATTGGCGGCCTGCCACAGGATTTGAGCTTCGATCCTCTTACGGCAACTTACGTGGAGATTGGTGACGGCAACGTATTCCGCGAAGGTGTGACCGTGAGCCGGGCAACTCAGAAGGGCAGTGCTACACGGATCGGTGCGAACAACTATCTGATGAATAACAGTCATGTGGCCCACGATTGCTGTCTGGGCGACCATAATATCTTCGCTAGTGGCGCTACGCTAGGCGGTCATGTACAGGTTGGAGATCGTGTCTTTTTCGGCGGCGGGGTCATGGTTCACCAGTTCTGCCGTATCGGCAGTTACGCAATCTTGCAGGGACTTGCGGGCATCAATAAGGACGTGATTCCTTTTACCATGGTCGGAGGAAGACCAGGCAAGCATTATCGGATCAACCTGGTGGGGCTACGGCGCGCGGGGATCGACGGAGGTCGTCTCAAGGCGGTTTCGGCTGCCTACCGTCGCTTGCGAAACAAGATGAGCCTCGACGACCTGCCGGATACGCCGGAACTCGTTTATCTTCGGCGCTGGCTAGCGGAAGAGTCGAGGCGCCATGGAACCCTAGGCTTTATCGAGCTACCTTCCCGCGGCGACGATTGATGGTTCGACTGGTCGGGGCGTCTGTTTTATCAGCCAAAGAATAGCGTCATGAGTGC
This region includes:
- a CDS encoding CinA family protein translates to MAEDDALYALAGEVGRVLKLQGRVLAVAESCTGGWVAQCITDVPGSSAWFDRGFVTYSNQAKCELLGVPGETIQIHGAVSGETVLAMAAGVLDYSAADISVAVSGIAGPTGGTPDKPVGTVWFAWRRRDGVCRVQRRQFGGDRRQVRRQAVEVALQGILDVCRD
- the thpR gene encoding RNA 2',3'-cyclic phosphodiesterase → MIGVRSGGKLWKSRFKVFLMSVGIKTLRLFFALWPDEAVRASLAQFVETLKQTTTARWVEPENFHITLAFLGAVNEDQLPLVCRIGDGIDGQSFELTLDRIDFWPKREIVWLSPSSTPAALANLASGLTAELKQAGFVVENRPYRAHLTLARRARPGRISSGVLDDPIRWSEGSFCLIESHLSRMGSQYRVRNNWNLSGFQAIPDDLSVR
- a CDS encoding regulatory protein RecX, giving the protein MRYLSRREHSSMELRQKLCRKGYSETVVEQVIAELASQGLQSDGRFAEVFTHSRVEKGYGAYRIRQELRQHGIDVNQALENDRDWDELIRKTYVKKYGETVPGSIEERAARERFLRRRGFDAEQIRRLFKCLRQPESK
- the recA gene encoding recombinase RecA, translating into MDENKRKALSAALSQIEKQFGKGAVMRMGDVPAMRDLDVIPTGSLSLDIALGCGGLPRGRIVEIYGPESSGKTTLTLEVIAQAQKKGGVAAFVDAEHALDPVYAEKIGVNLDDLLVSQPDTGEQALEIADMLVRSGSVDVVVIDSVAALTPKAEIEGEMGDSHVGLQARLMSQALRKLTANIKRSNTLVIFINQIRMKIGVMFGNPETTTGGNALKFYASVRLDIRRLGAIKNGDEVVGNETRVKVVKNKVAPPFKNADFEILYGEGVSHEGELVDLGVAYGILQKSGSWYSLGSERIGQGKDNARNFLKEHPELAESIESKIREKAFANIAVAGAVTASDPFEGVEA
- the mutS gene encoding DNA mismatch repair protein MutS: MTDQTTTLSKHTPLMQQYLRIKAEHPEQLLFFRMGDFYELFYEDARKAAQLLDITLTSRGESAGERIPMAGVPYHAVDGYLARLIKLGESVAICEQIGDPATSKGPVERKVVRIVSPGTVTEEALLEDRKENLLVAITQVDEFFGIAALDLAGGRFTVQQVKGLERLTGELERLNPSELLISESWSPPSIVAARRGITRRPPWHFDPESARHRLLHQFKTQDLTGFGCEDLPAAIAAAGCLLQYVQETQKIALPHIQGLRTETGEESIVLDAATRRNLELDYHPSGQVSLTLFGVMDRTTTAMGGRLLRRWLHNPLRDHRTLNRRYEAIAALLRDGGYVSIRNVLASVGDIERIAARIALKSARPRDLVVLRASLETLPEILALIENLESDLLSDIRQRIREQPELCELLRRAIVENPPMLVRDGGVIAEGYHPELDELRSLSQNTERFLLELEQRERLRTGLPNLKVGYNRVQGFYLELSRTQADKVPADYIRRQTLKGVERYITPELKAFEDRVLSARERSLAFEKALYDELLDLLTGHLATLQACASGLSELDVLANLAERAESLNLTMPVLVQEPGIRITGGRHPVVETVSDTPFVPNDLELHADRRMLIITGPNMGGKSTYMRQTALIVLMAHIGSYVPADAAVIGPIDRIFTRIGASDDLASGRSTFMVEMTETANILHNATSSSLVLVDEIGRGTSTFDGLSLAWATADYLARNVRAFTLFATHYFELITLADECSGVHNVHLDAIEHGDGVVFLHAVKEGPANQSYGLQVAALAGVPKAVIDSARKKLMALEKQTYAEHRSEAQQFDLFMNAEPHPALDLLRTIKPEETTPKQALDLLFALKALTR